In a genomic window of Thiosocius teredinicola:
- the tolR gene encoding protein TolR, translating to MAEINVVPYIDVMLVLLVIFMITAPLLTQGVKVDLVEADAKPIEDDAKRPLLVTVDVNGVFHLTYDDDRTQELDEDELLTKSASIIKNNPGIPVLVKGDRNVKYDRVVQAMVVLQSAGAPSVGLITQPPEAELEGR from the coding sequence ATGGCCGAGATCAACGTCGTTCCGTATATCGACGTGATGTTGGTGCTGCTCGTGATCTTCATGATCACCGCGCCGCTGCTGACCCAGGGCGTGAAGGTGGATCTCGTCGAGGCCGACGCCAAGCCGATCGAAGACGATGCCAAACGTCCGCTGTTGGTCACCGTGGATGTCAACGGTGTGTTCCATCTTACCTATGATGATGACCGCACCCAGGAACTCGATGAAGACGAGTTGCTGACCAAGAGTGCGTCGATCATCAAGAACAACCCGGGTATTCCGGTGCTGGTCAAAGGCGACCGCAACGTCAAATACGATCGTGTCGTACAGGCGATGGTGGTGCTGCAGAGCGCCGGTGCGCCGAGCGTCGGTCTGATCACGCAGCCGCCGGAAGCGGAACTCGAGGGGCGCTAG